A section of the Bacteroidota bacterium genome encodes:
- a CDS encoding thioredoxin family protein, with protein sequence MKNLILIVAALALSTTSLMAQAVENKPIYNPQANAEADLNAAIKSAAKMNKHVLIQVGGNWCPWCLKMHKFINSDVKVDSMVKADYIWIKINYSKENKNLPVLARLEYPQRFGFPVLVVLDKNGKRLHTQDTGFLEDGKGGYSEEKFVIFLKDWTVKALDPSNYMK encoded by the coding sequence ATGAAAAATTTAATATTGATTGTAGCAGCCCTTGCATTGTCAACCACCAGTTTAATGGCCCAGGCAGTTGAGAATAAACCTATTTATAATCCTCAGGCCAATGCTGAAGCCGATTTAAATGCTGCAATAAAATCGGCTGCCAAAATGAATAAACATGTGTTGATTCAAGTTGGAGGAAATTGGTGTCCCTGGTGCTTGAAGATGCATAAATTCATTAATTCGGATGTTAAAGTGGATTCCATGGTTAAAGCCGATTACATCTGGATCAAAATCAATTACAGCAAAGAAAACAAAAACCTGCCTGTATTAGCCAGGCTTGAATATCCACAGCGCTTTGGATTCCCTGTACTGGTGGTTCTTGATAAAAATGGGAAAAGATTACACACTCAGGATACGGGATTCCTGGAAGATGGCAAAGGTGGTTATTCCGAAGAAAAATTTGTCATTTTCCTTAAAG